A single region of the Idiomarinaceae bacterium HL-53 genome encodes:
- a CDS encoding penicillin-binding protein 1B yields the protein MSFKSIFVLGLKLSVIGAVLLAFYSIYLDSKVTERFAYARYQAPALIYSRALELTPENGLHVSRIVNELEALDYRESRYAREPGEFQRASGQLLIHRRAFDFPDTIEPAQRLRLILNEDGVLAALETWPEQEPLERFRLEPQLMGRFSTQQGEDRLIIGLEEVPALMKDTLLLVEDQAFYHHAGVRPTAIVRAALANLAAGRTVQGGSTITQQLVKNMFLSAEQSYIRKFNEALMALILDFRFSKDEILEAYFNEVFFGQDGGSAIHGVSLGSHFYFGKTPQNLNVDEIALLIGMIKGPSLYNPRRNPEQAQERRDLVLRLMYEADLINQTQYVAAIDRPVRTREQSRLTRYGRPDYIDAVQEELRTHVRPDDWQSEGLKVYTRFSPEQQSFLEEAARNSSSASQLGNAERALMVVEHATGAVVALIGGKEPVNAGFNRAITAQRAIGSLVKPWVYAIGLEEPARFTLTTPIADVPIELTDERGQVWMPQNFDETFKGSVPLLQAFVESRNIPVINVGMEITPQLIRRRLVEVGVRPTIHSYPSLMLGTVELSPLEVSQLYLPLVNGGQQRSLHTITAITTHRGDNLYLWQPTETQVLSEEAALLVKFAMQQVVQRGTARALAANFPELGGKTGSTNELRDSWFVAFDAKHLITAWVGFDDNSPLGLTGSTGALPLVQDYWQRAPRVSSAIELPATMHWQYLNANTWQGSAEACESAFAVPAMGTTPEAYYDCEGRLRREDEPAEKRSWFERIFGGD from the coding sequence GTGTCATTCAAAAGTATTTTTGTACTCGGTTTGAAACTCTCGGTTATAGGCGCTGTGTTACTCGCCTTCTACAGTATTTATCTCGACTCTAAAGTAACGGAGAGATTTGCTTACGCCCGTTATCAAGCGCCCGCATTAATTTATAGTCGCGCACTGGAACTTACGCCCGAGAACGGTCTTCATGTCAGTCGAATCGTGAATGAATTAGAGGCACTTGATTATCGGGAATCTCGCTACGCACGTGAGCCAGGGGAATTTCAACGAGCTTCAGGGCAATTGCTGATACATCGGCGAGCCTTTGATTTTCCGGACACCATCGAGCCCGCTCAACGACTCAGGCTTATTTTAAATGAGGATGGAGTACTGGCAGCACTCGAAACTTGGCCGGAACAAGAGCCACTTGAGCGCTTTCGGCTTGAGCCACAATTAATGGGAAGGTTTTCAACGCAGCAAGGTGAAGACCGCTTAATTATCGGTTTAGAAGAAGTTCCAGCGCTTATGAAAGACACCTTGCTACTTGTGGAAGACCAAGCGTTTTATCATCATGCAGGGGTGCGTCCAACTGCGATCGTTCGGGCTGCGCTTGCGAACCTTGCTGCGGGGAGAACAGTACAAGGTGGCAGCACTATTACTCAACAGCTCGTCAAAAATATGTTCCTTAGCGCCGAGCAATCTTATATTCGAAAGTTTAATGAAGCGCTCATGGCACTCATTTTAGACTTTCGCTTCAGCAAAGATGAAATTTTAGAAGCCTATTTTAATGAGGTGTTTTTTGGTCAAGACGGAGGAAGTGCAATTCACGGTGTCAGCTTGGGAAGTCATTTTTACTTTGGAAAAACACCGCAGAACCTGAACGTTGACGAGATCGCTCTATTAATTGGTATGATTAAGGGGCCTTCTTTATACAACCCCCGAAGAAATCCAGAGCAGGCTCAAGAACGCAGAGACCTGGTCTTACGGCTTATGTATGAAGCCGATCTTATCAATCAAACGCAATATGTCGCTGCGATCGATAGGCCTGTTAGAACACGTGAGCAAAGTCGGTTAACACGTTATGGCCGACCGGACTATATTGATGCGGTGCAAGAAGAACTGCGAACGCATGTGCGCCCAGATGATTGGCAAAGTGAAGGGTTAAAAGTATATACCCGGTTCTCTCCAGAACAGCAGAGCTTTCTTGAGGAGGCAGCGAGGAATTCGAGCTCTGCCAGTCAACTAGGCAATGCCGAGCGCGCTTTGATGGTGGTAGAACATGCCACCGGCGCAGTGGTTGCACTCATTGGCGGCAAAGAGCCGGTGAATGCAGGCTTCAATCGCGCAATAACGGCACAGCGCGCGATTGGCTCGCTAGTCAAACCTTGGGTTTATGCAATTGGCTTAGAGGAGCCTGCAAGATTCACGCTTACGACACCTATTGCTGATGTGCCAATAGAGCTGACTGACGAGAGAGGGCAAGTGTGGATGCCGCAGAACTTTGACGAAACCTTTAAAGGCTCGGTTCCTCTTCTACAAGCATTCGTTGAGTCTCGAAATATACCGGTGATTAATGTGGGTATGGAGATTACCCCGCAGCTGATACGTAGGCGGCTCGTGGAGGTGGGTGTTCGCCCGACGATTCACAGTTACCCGAGTCTGATGTTGGGCACTGTTGAGCTTTCTCCTCTCGAAGTGAGCCAACTCTATTTGCCTCTTGTAAATGGAGGGCAGCAACGTTCTTTACACACGATCACAGCGATCACCACGCACCGAGGGGACAATCTTTACCTCTGGCAACCAACGGAGACACAAGTTCTATCAGAAGAAGCGGCGTTGCTGGTAAAGTTTGCCATGCAGCAAGTCGTTCAGCGGGGAACCGCGCGCGCACTGGCGGCAAATTTCCCTGAACTAGGAGGCAAAACCGGGTCTACGAACGAGTTGCGCGATAGTTGGTTTGTGGCGTTTGACGCCAAGCACTTAATCACTGCTTGGGTAGGATTTGACGATAACAGTCCACTCGGACTCACCGGCAGTACGGGGGCGTTACCCTTAGTTCAAGACTATTGGCAGCGAGCACCTCGAGTGTCGTCGGCTATCGAGTTACCAGCAACCATGCACTGGCAATATTTGAATGCTAATACCTGGCAAGGCAGTGCTGAAGCCTGCGAGAGCGCATTTGCGGTTCCTGCAATGGGCACAACGCCGGAAGCCTATTATGATTGTGAGGGAAGGCTGCGTCGAGAAGATGAACCGGCCGAAAAACGCTCGT
- a CDS encoding PepB aminopeptidase has protein sequence MSRAVPVWLTKEECPVGVRATSVVYAADAGFRVVLPETRQAERRNEDAEAELRVIQQAGRKLEQLGVVKASFAGEGWDTERQWAFVKGFTDTRSTTEVEFTDDAKDTLLPVVETYRWVRELINAPSSEIYPESLCEKVIDKLKEAGGKAVSAKMTVGPELVTEERFGIHTVGRASQHPPVFLELDFNPSGEEKAEVEFALIGKGITFDTGGYSIKSNEGMVSMKCDMGGAATVAGALLLAIRQGLQKRVKLLLCCAENMIDGNAYKNGDIIRYKNGVSVEIVNTDAEGRLVLADGLLRAGELNARYIIDAATLTGAAQVAVGTEYNALFSVDDSFANDALKVAEKQHELLWRLPLNAWHQQNCPSPFADTANSKPIKGGGAGGASNAAGFLLRFAPNKGQGWLHFDLAGAYHGQANPLYAAGATGLGVRTIARLLTR, from the coding sequence ATGTCTAGAGCTGTGCCAGTATGGCTAACGAAAGAAGAATGCCCAGTAGGGGTACGAGCGACGAGTGTCGTTTACGCAGCTGATGCAGGCTTTCGGGTGGTGTTACCAGAAACTCGCCAAGCAGAGCGTAGAAATGAAGATGCCGAAGCAGAGTTAAGAGTCATTCAACAGGCGGGTCGAAAGCTAGAGCAGTTAGGCGTTGTTAAGGCAAGTTTCGCAGGAGAAGGTTGGGACACGGAGCGGCAATGGGCCTTTGTTAAGGGTTTTACCGATACGCGCTCAACCACCGAAGTAGAATTTACAGACGATGCTAAAGACACCCTACTTCCCGTAGTAGAGACGTACCGTTGGGTGAGAGAGCTCATTAATGCGCCCTCTAGTGAAATTTATCCAGAAAGCTTGTGTGAGAAGGTGATTGACAAGCTGAAGGAAGCGGGTGGTAAAGCGGTTTCTGCGAAAATGACCGTGGGCCCTGAATTGGTCACCGAAGAGCGTTTTGGTATTCATACGGTAGGTCGGGCGAGCCAGCACCCGCCCGTATTTTTGGAGCTAGATTTTAACCCGAGCGGCGAAGAGAAGGCGGAAGTCGAATTCGCGTTGATTGGTAAAGGCATTACTTTCGATACTGGTGGCTACAGCATAAAAAGCAATGAAGGCATGGTTTCAATGAAATGCGATATGGGGGGGGCGGCGACAGTGGCTGGCGCGTTGCTTCTTGCCATTCGCCAAGGTTTACAAAAACGCGTCAAACTATTGTTATGTTGTGCAGAGAATATGATCGACGGAAATGCTTATAAAAACGGTGACATTATTCGCTATAAGAATGGTGTTTCTGTTGAAATCGTGAATACAGACGCAGAAGGGCGCTTAGTACTCGCAGACGGTTTGTTACGTGCGGGCGAATTGAACGCTCGTTACATCATTGATGCTGCTACGTTAACCGGTGCGGCACAAGTGGCGGTTGGAACCGAGTATAATGCTTTATTTAGCGTTGACGATTCATTTGCGAATGACGCGTTAAAAGTGGCAGAAAAACAACATGAACTCCTTTGGCGATTACCTTTGAATGCATGGCATCAGCAGAATTGTCCCTCTCCGTTTGCAGATACTGCCAATAGCAAGCCGATTAAGGGTGGCGGTGCAGGTGGTGCGAGTAATGCCGCAGGATTTCTACTGCGCTTTGCGCCGAATAAAGGCCAAGGCTGGCTACATTTTGATCTTGCTGGCGCTTATCATGGGCAAGCTAATCCTCTTTATGCTGCAGGTGCAACCGGGTTAGGAGTTCGAACCATTGCCCGCCTCCTCACTCGATAA
- a CDS encoding ATP-dependent helicase HrpB: MPASSLDNLPIAQHFSDVERFLSSTHLVIEAPPGAGKSTALPLFLLRTGFARKGRIVMLQPRRLAAVNIANFLAQQLGEPVGKRVGFHIRQEKQYSEETELLIVTEGIFTRMLQGDPELQGVGLVLFDEFHERNLHSDLGLALTLEALELRSDLRLVIMSATLPGAELSDWLVKRGCDNRLLVSEGRRFPIDDHYRPPAQLANWLTHLPAVIREAISVARRGVLVFLPGVREIKRLQAHFNDMPEIDLQTLYGGLSLKAQAYALAPSDHGKIKVVLSTNLAETSLTIEGIDVVVDSGRVRVAKYHPQYRMTRLLTQMISKASAEQRRGRAGRTAAGTCFRIWPQAQQERLQAYDLPAVETEDLTSIVLECCAWGARPEELAWFSQPSQTLLEVAYETLSSLQLITQKVTSDRWQLTSRGEWVQAHGIDPRMGACLWALKDQPEHFAAMAWFIAVTEMREVRSSTPELLEMLASSWQQRNQFPRTLRRYRAILKNELGTQNKVHPHWQTQETLVNALLQGFPDRVAHLQGERAVLTTGVAAIPRNRLKPGFGIALEITLSDTKATAVLEQWLSVSLSTLLTRGSALLTAREEASWRGNTGGLANERVTYWGKLELKRELSQTPVSTEHRALAFAKLIKEQGWQATGYSERTEKLLARLAVASQVLLENGKDTLFPFPLNQCIENIEHWGLMWLQPLKTVGELAKWEPEIALWQGLSYAQQQEVDRITPRTWRAPSGLEHDIDYRDQAGPKVALKLQEVFGLPVSPKLPSGHPIILELLSPAKRPLHRTSDLASFWQNAWPSVKKEMRGKYPKHPWPDDPINAVASHLTKRALEKKDSSS, translated from the coding sequence TTGCCCGCCTCCTCACTCGATAATCTCCCAATCGCTCAACATTTTTCAGATGTTGAGCGATTTTTATCGTCGACTCATTTAGTCATAGAAGCACCTCCTGGGGCTGGGAAATCGACGGCTCTTCCGTTGTTTTTGTTACGTACTGGTTTCGCTCGAAAGGGTCGCATTGTGATGTTGCAACCACGCAGGTTGGCAGCAGTAAATATCGCAAATTTTTTGGCGCAGCAACTTGGGGAGCCGGTTGGTAAGCGTGTGGGTTTCCACATTCGACAAGAAAAGCAATATAGTGAAGAAACCGAGTTGCTCATTGTGACTGAGGGTATTTTTACCCGCATGCTGCAAGGAGACCCAGAGTTGCAAGGAGTGGGACTCGTACTGTTTGATGAATTTCATGAGCGTAACTTACACTCAGATTTGGGGCTTGCATTGACCCTTGAGGCGCTGGAATTAAGATCTGACTTGCGACTGGTGATCATGTCTGCAACTTTACCGGGGGCGGAGCTCAGTGATTGGCTCGTGAAGCGTGGGTGTGATAATCGCTTATTGGTTTCTGAGGGGCGGCGCTTTCCGATCGACGATCACTATCGTCCACCGGCCCAGCTTGCAAATTGGTTAACACATTTGCCAGCAGTTATTCGTGAAGCAATCTCTGTTGCACGGCGCGGTGTGCTGGTTTTTTTGCCTGGAGTGCGGGAAATTAAACGTTTGCAAGCGCACTTCAATGATATGCCCGAAATCGATTTACAGACCTTATATGGTGGCTTATCACTGAAAGCCCAAGCATATGCATTGGCGCCTTCTGATCACGGTAAAATAAAAGTGGTACTTAGCACCAATCTGGCAGAAACGAGTCTGACCATCGAAGGCATTGATGTCGTTGTAGATTCAGGTCGCGTGCGGGTTGCTAAATATCACCCACAGTATCGAATGACTCGTTTGTTGACTCAAATGATCTCAAAAGCGTCGGCTGAGCAACGCAGAGGTCGTGCCGGACGCACCGCTGCAGGAACTTGCTTTAGAATATGGCCGCAAGCGCAACAGGAGCGCCTTCAGGCTTACGATCTTCCGGCTGTGGAAACAGAAGATCTGACGTCTATCGTTTTGGAATGCTGTGCTTGGGGCGCTCGGCCCGAGGAGCTTGCGTGGTTCTCTCAACCGTCTCAAACGCTGCTAGAAGTGGCTTATGAGACTTTGTCATCCTTGCAACTCATCACTCAAAAAGTGACTTCAGACAGATGGCAGCTCACGAGCCGAGGCGAATGGGTGCAGGCGCATGGAATAGATCCTCGAATGGGCGCATGCCTATGGGCACTGAAAGACCAGCCAGAACACTTTGCTGCGATGGCTTGGTTTATCGCGGTTACAGAAATGCGAGAAGTTCGTTCTTCGACCCCCGAACTCCTCGAAATGTTGGCTTCGAGCTGGCAACAGCGCAATCAATTTCCGCGAACGTTAAGACGTTATCGTGCCATTTTAAAGAATGAGTTGGGCACGCAGAATAAAGTTCATCCGCACTGGCAAACGCAGGAGACTTTAGTCAATGCCTTGCTACAAGGATTTCCTGACCGAGTCGCACATTTACAAGGTGAGCGTGCGGTGCTGACGACAGGTGTTGCTGCGATACCGAGAAATCGGCTCAAGCCTGGCTTCGGTATTGCGCTCGAAATTACTTTGAGTGACACAAAAGCCACGGCGGTTCTAGAGCAATGGTTATCAGTTTCCTTATCGACTCTGCTTACCCGCGGTAGTGCATTGCTGACGGCACGAGAGGAAGCCAGCTGGCGTGGTAATACGGGCGGACTTGCCAATGAGCGCGTTACTTACTGGGGAAAACTTGAGCTGAAACGAGAACTTAGTCAGACACCTGTGAGTACGGAGCACAGAGCGCTTGCGTTTGCCAAATTGATAAAAGAGCAAGGGTGGCAAGCGACAGGCTACAGCGAACGTACCGAAAAACTGTTGGCACGGCTCGCTGTTGCGTCTCAAGTTTTGTTAGAAAATGGTAAGGACACCTTGTTTCCATTTCCTTTAAATCAATGTATTGAGAATATAGAGCATTGGGGACTCATGTGGTTGCAGCCATTGAAAACAGTGGGTGAACTTGCCAAGTGGGAGCCGGAGATCGCTTTGTGGCAGGGGCTTAGTTATGCGCAGCAGCAAGAGGTTGATAGAATCACTCCCCGAACTTGGCGCGCACCGAGTGGACTTGAACATGACATCGATTATAGAGATCAAGCAGGCCCCAAAGTTGCGCTAAAGTTGCAGGAGGTATTCGGCTTACCGGTTTCTCCCAAGCTACCCAGCGGGCACCCAATCATTTTGGAGTTACTCTCGCCGGCAAAAAGGCCTTTGCACAGAACATCGGATCTCGCATCGTTCTGGCAAAATGCGTGGCCGAGTGTAAAGAAGGAAATGCGCGGCAAGTATCCCAAGCATCCGTGGCCCGACGATCCGATCAATGCGGTTGCTAGTCACCTCACAAAACGAGCGCTAGAGAAGAAAGATTCGAGTTCTTAA